A portion of the Bacteroides faecium genome contains these proteins:
- a CDS encoding sigma-70 family RNA polymerase sigma factor: MDTTTNTSDSIITNSYKEYYQVILTYITYRITHRYEAEDLTQDVFVRLLDYKQMLRPDTVKYFLFTIARNIVTDYIRRYYKKQEIDSYMYDFAVTSSNETEETIIADDLASVEQRQLALFPEQRRIVYTLSRYEDKSSAEIAEEMQLSRRTVENHLFIGRREMREFFRKCI, translated from the coding sequence ATGGATACAACGACTAACACTTCCGACAGCATTATCACCAATTCTTATAAAGAATATTACCAGGTGATTCTTACCTATATTACTTATCGTATCACTCATCGCTACGAAGCTGAGGATTTGACCCAAGATGTATTCGTACGTCTGCTGGACTATAAACAAATGCTCCGCCCGGATACAGTGAAGTATTTCCTGTTCACCATTGCACGCAATATAGTAACCGATTACATCCGCCGTTATTATAAGAAGCAGGAGATAGACAGCTATATGTATGACTTTGCCGTTACCTCGTCCAATGAGACGGAAGAAACGATTATTGCCGACGATTTGGCTTCCGTTGAACAGCGGCAACTTGCTCTCTTCCCCGAACAGCGTCGGATAGTCTACACATTGAGTCGTTATGAAGACAAGTCATCTGCCGAAATAGCGGAAGAAATGCAACTTAGCCGTCGTACGGTAGAGAACCACTTATTTATAGGTCGTCGCGAAATGCGTGAATTCTTCAGAAAATGTATTTAA
- a CDS encoding SusC/RagA family TonB-linked outer membrane protein codes for MKRRGLIFNSRPNKTAVFALGLMLGLCPVSKAWADTNMNDSQVVAQAQKKVKGQVVDATGEPLIGVNISVVGGTEGTITDIDGNYTISVPAGARLKFSYIGYKDQIIDVAAQTVINVKLQEDSEVLDEVVVVGYGSQKKETLTGAVTVVSDKMLKNKGTMSSPLQAMQGQVPGVTITRNSAAPGDESWGLKLRGSVSANNAEPLIVIDGVAYDGVNALRNINPSDIQSINFLKDASAAIYGSRAAGGVVLVTTKQAKEGKARIEYSGSYTYKMVGLQPELMSMNEWANAVLQTCQNDGQPDSYSWVKYAKMALANEGKYIDLDHSANPFAPSYSDVMDFVFMDTNWQDVLFGNSYSTQHDLAISGGTEKNLYRLSVGYMYDDSNLKWGNNNNQRFNLRLTNKLKVFDNFAIESVIAYNRQDQVAPSQLNRTLTSSYPQPGLPASTIDGKPYSWGTWLSPIWFAELGGDNKLKVSEINISEKFTYNINKHLDVVANLGYNSGVASRDIKKMAITSYNYAGTKINTKADGYKQEESSYEKTSSRTDFYSMTGYVDYHNTFAQHHNVSAMVGAQYELKEYDYFGVSVKDIQNSLETVNGAGLVNLTDKHGTKWHEAVMSYYSRLNYNYKSKYLLEVNMRYDGSSKFKPENRWDFFYGISGGWRITEEAFMKNVKWLNDLKIRLSYGEVGNQSGIDRYDGTQFYKFESQSGAYIGPNKGTIIDTNGKIASLGREWERIKNYNLGLDFSLLNSRLTGTAEVYMKRNDNMLINISYPGVLGDNAGMSNNGKFKSHGWEVMLNWSDKIGKDFTYHVGGTYSFNTNKLTDIGAVSVLKSGFVDKQQGYPLNSIFGLRYAGKAQTEEERQKYLYRFLAGNTIGLTEQNFRLGDNMYADVNNDGKLDQNDIVYLGTDDPKISFSFNVGAEWKGFDLSLVFQGAAKRTIFRTGDNNGNEIWRIPMKALYLNTSNQSVGNTWSPDNRGAHYPTYSNKNEINDYNYQASSWSVEDGSYIRLKNVTLGYNVPSAFLAKTKAISSCRVYVAGADLWEYSKINDGWDPEASRKVTAAGRFPFVRTVTFGLNLTF; via the coding sequence ATGAAACGAAGAGGATTAATTTTTAATTCGCGACCTAACAAGACAGCAGTGTTTGCGTTAGGATTAATGCTGGGACTTTGTCCTGTTTCAAAGGCATGGGCCGATACGAATATGAACGATAGCCAAGTGGTGGCGCAGGCTCAGAAGAAAGTGAAAGGTCAAGTGGTTGATGCCACGGGCGAGCCGTTGATTGGCGTGAATATAAGTGTGGTAGGCGGAACGGAAGGAACCATTACCGATATTGATGGAAATTATACGATTAGTGTCCCTGCCGGAGCCAGACTGAAATTCAGCTATATCGGCTATAAAGACCAGATTATAGACGTAGCTGCGCAAACGGTGATTAATGTAAAATTGCAAGAAGACAGCGAAGTGCTGGACGAAGTGGTGGTAGTGGGATATGGCTCGCAGAAGAAAGAAACATTGACCGGTGCCGTAACGGTGGTATCCGATAAAATGCTGAAGAATAAAGGAACAATGTCCAGTCCATTGCAGGCAATGCAGGGACAGGTTCCGGGCGTGACGATTACCCGTAACTCAGCGGCTCCCGGTGATGAAAGCTGGGGCTTGAAATTGCGCGGTTCTGTTTCGGCAAATAATGCAGAGCCATTGATTGTAATTGACGGAGTGGCTTATGACGGTGTAAATGCGTTGCGAAATATCAACCCTTCCGATATCCAGTCCATCAACTTTTTGAAGGATGCGTCAGCGGCTATCTACGGTTCGCGGGCTGCGGGCGGTGTAGTATTGGTGACAACTAAGCAGGCAAAGGAAGGCAAAGCAAGAATTGAGTACAGTGGTTCGTACACTTATAAAATGGTAGGGTTGCAGCCGGAACTGATGTCTATGAACGAGTGGGCGAATGCAGTACTGCAAACTTGCCAGAATGATGGTCAGCCCGACTCGTATTCATGGGTTAAATATGCGAAAATGGCATTGGCAAACGAAGGCAAATATATTGATTTGGATCATAGCGCCAATCCTTTTGCTCCCAGTTATTCGGATGTAATGGACTTCGTATTTATGGATACCAACTGGCAAGATGTATTGTTCGGCAACTCTTACTCCACGCAGCATGACCTGGCTATTTCCGGAGGTACGGAGAAGAACTTGTACCGTTTGTCCGTAGGATATATGTATGATGACAGTAACTTGAAATGGGGGAATAATAACAATCAGCGTTTCAACCTTCGTCTGACTAACAAACTGAAAGTCTTTGATAACTTCGCTATTGAATCTGTCATAGCTTATAACCGTCAGGACCAGGTAGCTCCATCCCAACTGAATAGGACGCTGACTTCCAGTTATCCGCAACCGGGCCTTCCGGCTTCTACCATCGACGGGAAACCGTATTCGTGGGGAACTTGGCTGTCACCGATTTGGTTTGCCGAACTGGGTGGCGATAATAAATTGAAAGTATCCGAAATCAATATCAGCGAGAAGTTCACTTACAATATCAATAAGCACCTGGACGTGGTAGCCAATCTTGGTTATAACTCCGGAGTAGCTTCACGTGACATCAAAAAGATGGCTATAACGTCCTATAATTATGCCGGAACTAAAATAAATACTAAAGCCGACGGTTACAAGCAGGAAGAATCGTCTTACGAAAAAACGAGTTCACGTACCGATTTCTACTCTATGACAGGTTATGTTGACTATCATAACACGTTTGCGCAACACCACAATGTAAGTGCGATGGTCGGTGCCCAATACGAATTGAAAGAATACGATTATTTTGGTGTATCGGTGAAAGATATCCAGAACTCATTGGAAACGGTAAATGGTGCAGGGCTTGTGAATCTGACAGACAAACATGGTACGAAATGGCATGAGGCTGTGATGTCCTATTATTCCCGTTTGAATTATAATTATAAGTCTAAATACTTGCTGGAAGTAAATATGCGTTATGATGGTTCTTCCAAGTTCAAACCGGAAAACCGCTGGGACTTCTTTTATGGAATATCCGGTGGATGGCGTATTACGGAAGAAGCGTTCATGAAGAACGTCAAGTGGCTCAATGACTTGAAAATCCGTCTTTCATACGGTGAAGTGGGCAACCAGAGCGGTATCGACCGCTATGACGGCACACAGTTCTACAAGTTTGAATCCCAAAGCGGAGCTTATATCGGTCCCAACAAAGGCACTATCATAGATACGAACGGCAAAATCGCTTCTTTGGGACGTGAATGGGAACGCATTAAGAATTATAACCTGGGATTGGATTTCTCCTTATTGAATTCCCGCCTTACAGGTACTGCCGAGGTATATATGAAGCGCAATGACAATATGCTGATAAACATCTCTTATCCGGGAGTTCTGGGTGATAACGCCGGTATGTCCAACAATGGGAAGTTTAAGTCGCATGGTTGGGAAGTGATGCTGAACTGGTCTGATAAGATTGGAAAGGACTTCACTTACCACGTAGGAGGTACTTACTCCTTCAATACCAACAAACTGACGGATATCGGTGCGGTATCAGTTCTGAAATCCGGTTTCGTTGACAAGCAACAAGGCTATCCGTTGAACAGTATCTTCGGCCTGCGTTATGCCGGCAAGGCACAGACGGAAGAAGAACGCCAGAAGTACTTATATAGATTCCTTGCCGGAAACACTATCGGACTGACCGAACAAAACTTCCGTCTGGGAGATAATATGTATGCCGATGTAAACAATGACGGTAAATTGGATCAGAATGACATTGTTTATCTGGGTACGGACGATCCGAAAATCTCCTTCTCATTTAATGTAGGAGCAGAATGGAAAGGATTCGATTTGTCACTGGTTTTCCAGGGAGCTGCAAAACGTACTATTTTCCGTACGGGAGATAATAACGGTAATGAGATATGGCGTATACCGATGAAAGCATTGTACCTGAATACTTCGAACCAGTCTGTGGGCAATACATGGAGTCCTGACAACCGGGGCGCTCATTATCCTACATATAGCAATAAGAATGAGATTAACGATTATAACTACCAGGCTTCTTCCTGGTCGGTAGAGGATGGCTCTTACATTCGTCTGAAGAATGTGACGCTGGGATACAACGTGCCTTCCGCGTTTCTGGCTAAAACGAAGGCAATCAGTTCATGCCGTGTCTACGTAGCAGGAGCCGACCTTTGGGAATACTCTAAGATTAATGACGGCTGGGATCCGGAAGCAAGTCGCAAAGTGACAGCCGCAGGACGTTTCCCCTTTGTCCGCACAGTGACTTTTGGATTAAATCTAACTTTTTAA